In Trichoplusia ni isolate ovarian cell line Hi5 chromosome 17, tn1, whole genome shotgun sequence, the DNA window ATACACctttattacataaaacttaTGCTATGTTAAGTCTATCAGTTCGTTAAGGATCAGCTAATTTAAGGTATAAAAATAGTCCATATGAAGAAAACCTAGATTTccttaaatctttttaattttggattaCATTAAAAGATGGCAATAAgaaaagttgtaattttcaatataaaaatgttctCATGTTATGGAGAGGGTAacataaaagtgtttttgagAATAAAAATCTATGGAGCTACCTTACAACTAAAATTATTGAGCATCACATTTTAGTAAGAATAGTTAATTACAATCTATGTACATCTTATAACTAATGGTTTGTCTCGTATTggtaactaattaaattttaagtttaacattaaaattgaaaagtaatttaGTAAAAGGGAAGCCAAGTTAAGAAAAtatgagtatttttaaatttgtcaaaTTATTCACAAATTCACAatgaaagctaaaaataaaaaatacatttggaATAAAAAGACAAAGACATAATTTTTGACGTTAAAGACGATTTTCAGCTTCTCAAGCCAAGTTCGgtttaattttcattacaatttaaacaaatatataatctatacaaatgtttaacatttaCTATCGTGTTACAAACATCGTCGGTTACTCAAGGATAACGTTAAAGCAAATGACCGTTACCTAAACGAAAATCAAATTTAAGACACCCTTAAGACACTCTTAAGGCACCCTTGAGACACTCTTAAGGCACCCTTGAGACACCCTTAAGACATCCGTAAGACACTCTTGAGACATGACTGTCTCCTTTTTGATGTTGCGACGAATAGTCTTcctttatataatttatttttataaaccttGCTATGAAAATCCAGTCTGTATCTCAAAGTATGGTTCTATCATTTGTGAACCCATAGATTATAACTATAATTGCTTTATTGGGATTTAGCCTATAGCATGTCAAAGATTTAAACAATAACTCGACACGGCTTAAGACTCGATTCATTATCCAATCAAGTATTTAGGATGTAAGAGTGTCTTAAATTTGAGTATCGTTTAAGTGTAGTCTTATTGTCTGTGCATCGTTAAAGTCCGGCGTTCCCGCAGTACTCGCCGATGCGGTCTGAGATGCACTCGAATATGTCGAATGACACGTCACAGTTGCGACCGTTATCTGAAaagataacattaatattaataatggtGGTTTcctaggtttacgcgaatgttagacattgaaataaataggtattttgttttaattaaaccgcgataaaatccgtaaaagtagttttatttcaatatgaataatgatttattaaaaacagataagtatagaatagaatatataCATTTGCTTAGAATGCAGGTCAATGAGGtggttataataaaattgaagtgaAGAGCCTTTATATTCTACGATTTTGGCAACGTCTACACCTTTTACATCtgaacatttattattgttatttaacaatttatgtgtCACACCTGGGCAAAGCCACCCCATTTTGAAAGCaacataattaagtaaatagCACCCGTATGAACAACTTGTTTTGGAAAATTCTGACAATTATTTCCAAAAACCAAAATTGGACTTACAAAATCAGTCTTTTAAAGGAGGAATTAACGTTACTTCTACCTAATCAGAGTGATGCGAACTCACGTCACACATACTGGGTTGGTTAGACCACCTTAGTACacccaaaataatttattttcaaatgcgTGTATGTATGAATTTACTTTATAACCAGGGGAAAGTTTACCGAATCCTATCATTGTTTATTaagttactttaattaaaaacgaataacAATGTTGGTGCTGGGTGGTTGCGGGTTACGGCAATTAAGGAATACAACCGACAAGACTCCATATTCTTGCTTTTAATTGATACGAGGAATTTAGTTGCGTTAAGTAAGTCCAGGTCAATggacatttttgattttgtattaaaaataacgaGTGTAATGAATCATTGgagaaatacaattaaaacgtGAAGTGTCAGGAGAAAAAGTAGAAATACGTGTTGTGAAAGAAGCGAAACAATACTTTGGGGTTTttgttattaagactatgtcttGCCAACATAGTTGGCAAAGGCTTGGACGATAATGATGATGAGTCTATGTAtatacgacctccgtggtcgagtggcgtacggaccggtttcaaggtgtcgctagctctgaggtaacgggttcgatccccggtcgggtcaatgtaaaaaaaaatatttctacattgtctcaggtttgggtgtttgtggtaccttcgttgtatctgaattccataacacaagtgcattagcaacttactttgggttcagaacaatgtatgtgatgttgtccgcatttatttattataagttccTCACCCATAGGCACACTCCTAGAGAACTTGTCGTGGTTCTTCATAAGGCACTCGCGGGAGGCCTCGAGCACGGCCATGAAGTACCCGCGCTCGTTGACGCCGTCAGAGTACAGCCCCACCAGACCCTCCAGCGTGGGGAACCCGAAGCCGTCCACCTggaaaacaaatcatttatttatttaaaatagttgtaGCCCCTTGGAGTAGATATGCCGTTGCGCATGTAGTAGGCTTTATGCTCTTAGATCTTTATTAGGACTCATGACTCATAACAATAATAGTGTGCTTGTTTTTATAAGCGAATTCCTGCTAATACATTGTCTTTTTGACTATGATAAGTCAATTAATCAATTGGAAAGGTGTTAGCTCACAATTATCAATTTATGGTACCTAACTGGTAATAACTATGGACAGTTTTATGATACTGCCGCACACGTAATAAAGTTAGAGTTAATGCTCATATCGTAATACTGGTGGTTGCATAATATGTTAATGTTTATCCTTATCAAGCTAGGTAACgggttttttaaataaaaatactcttaacGAAAACATTTGAGTGTTCATCCCCATTTTCAATCGCTAAGTATTATAGTTTAACTGAGTTCACTAAACACATCTAATTACCATCTTAAAGTAACTCGCCTTCACGCTTGACAGTTAAATCTCTATCGAAATCAGTTCATTTTATTCGTGAGTTACAATTACACAGACCAGAACATAGAAAGGCAAGTCAGGCTTAAAGCTTATAGCAGAATGTCATTCGGAATGCCGACAATCGCTTCAGTAATCCTGTCACAAACGCAAATCCCGCACGTAGGACGAACAAATTTATTTCTCATAATAACGCATCCCATTATTATCTTATGGAATCGAAATCGAAAAATCCCCTCGAAAACCTAGTCcacttaagtaataaaattacgatGATGACCGCCAGGataaaaataccatttattGAGTTCAATTCATAGCGAgtcgttttgtaattttattgtaccgCGCTCCTAACTAGTGTTAtacttgcaataaaatatttcatacaaaagaaatttatatagaaaaacgGCCACTACAAGCACATACTGATGGGGTCCGACTATTAAATTGAATACCGCTTTTTGaatataacacaaataaaatacaaattactgcGTGTACCGAAGGGCTTTTATGGCCGTAATATACTTGTTCAAAAGGATttcaagtataataaataagcaacgaatttttctttttcagatttACGGCTTTACCCCTCATGTTTTATAGTTAACAAATTGGAGCAATCAGTTCGTGACAGAACTATAAAGCATTAAAACTcggattttaaattattttatttttcgttcaaGCATAGGGCTGACCTCGGCGGTAATGAGAATAGCCACCTAACTTTAAGCGGAGGCTTTTGATCCTTTTAGTGTATTCTCGTTAATGTTACAGcgtttaaaatgaatttatttctcAGATGAGTTTAAAATGAACATGTAAGTAGAGTTTACTCTGTGTGTTACGTAAATTACTGGTTGGCAAAAGTTCACTTTAGCGTAAATGCAAGCAATTTAAAAGCTAATTTACCAATCATTTTCAACAAAGTAATTTACTTGGTATGTGAAAAAAGTCTTGGTTACCtacatttgtaattataattattggttttgcATAAAGTGGTGTGCTTCCAAATATACTTGTACTTTACAAAATTACTTACAATTTTGctcttttttacataatttaagttCTCTTACACATGATCTTATTCAAAATAACCGTGCCAAATGCTAATGTCACACGTGAAGCGATCTAAGACACATGCTCTCCAAACCCAGTACCCACGGCCCAGACAATATGGTACACATACAcgacacaaacaaaaaacaatcaagaTATTCTCTCCATACATTGTTGCGTACAGAAGTGCTTTATTACGAGTCCGATGCTATAGAGTTGAGTCGTCGCACTAGTAAAGACACTGTTGGTGATTGTAGGGTTGagaacattttgatttattttataactagctgttgcccgcgacttcgtccccgtgggtagaagatataagttatgattaataccttCCCTgtcttttcatattttccattctACCTAtctgatggtttatagcctaaagccttcctcgatgaatggtctattcaacacaaaaagaatttttcaatttggaccaatagttcctgagattaacgcgttcaaacaaacaaacaaactcttattattagctttatatattagtatagaagtatagatatagattcacTTGGGTATCATGACATCACGTATTAATATTGATTGGTAGGCTTCGGTATATATCAAAAGACATTTGATTGGATTCTTACGACAACGTTTTGATAAAGTTATAGGTGAAATTTAGATCTATCTGCTTTTTTagggttttattaaaaaaaaaacatgattaataTCAGAATGCAATTGGACTGGTTTATAAATAGTTTCGTAATTCCTTTTTCAGTAGCATTtacatatttctataaattGTGAATCTTGTGTAAGTGAattttttcatgaatatttaaaacccccttaaatattcatgaaatcaaaaaaatataattgattgatATAATTGATTCataccaataaataaagtttagatCGACgataaaaacatacacaaaataaattctataatatttacgaatcaatttaagtaattagaatcataaatattaaaattcgttAAACCGTAACTATCTAAACCTTGTCAACCCTACAGCTTATCCGTTGAATCGTTGAAGAAGCAACTACTAAGATAAGACAGATGGGAATAGAACTCAGTGGGTTAACACTTACAGCTTTCACTTTCCGGTACACACACTGCAGCAGACACTGGAAGATAGAAAAATGTACTTGTAGTTGATGAAATTAACAGATTAAGGGCAATGTGTAAGAAagcgtgtgttttgtttgtaatctTGGTAATGGGAAGCGGAATTGAGGTAGTGAGATATTTAATATGCGTCTAAAACTATGCAAACTTTACGTTAAATCGTTTCTTAGATAACAACTTGATTTctataagcttttatttatattattgtaggcgatatttttaacactatttacctactttaaatttaatgaacacACTCGttctatgttaaaaaaaatgatgtccTTGAAGTTGATATTGAGATATAGAATCTGACAAGAATTTAcactattattttcaaattaatactaaacttaaaaaactgattttctctttaaatttacatgttttgattattttagagTAATGTATAACTTACCCCAGCGATTCTCTTCTCGTCGTGTGTGAAGGGCACCTCTCTCTTGTCTCGCCGCCTCTGTGCAGGCATCGTGTGCTCCTCTTTAATCACATCTAGCGCCTCtgaaacgtaataaaataaagattcatTAGAAAACAAAGATTGACTATTTACGTACTCAAGAATAAAGAAGTAACACCTAAATATATAGGATTTCGTTAATGATATTGCGACACAGAATTGCGACACTGACTCACATTAAGGACAGATAGTATTATAGTAAGgctttaacttaaattattgataattttacgacattattgtaacaataaaacaagaaatCCAATACTGTCGTGCTGACCAGATTTCCACAAAGTACTTAATGAATAACACGAAAACACTTAATCTTAAATGAATTGTAGAGTGAAACTAACATAAAAAGcacattaacaatattaaaaactaataaactaaagataaatgttattttattagtctaATCTTGCTGTACGTAGTCAGTATTTGCagtaattcaattcaaattagtAGGTAACCATGGCTACTAAGATTAATAAGACCAGAAACTCAATAATGTATATTGCTGATAGTA includes these proteins:
- the LOC113502478 gene encoding general odorant-binding protein 70, giving the protein MVRKISGLLCCLCVFGISLSDSAISADSESRCRNPPTAPQKIERVITLCQDEIKLSILREALDVIKEEHTMPAQRRRDKREVPFTHDEKRIAGCLLQCVYRKVKAVDGFGFPTLEGLVGLYSDGVNERGYFMAVLEASRECLMKNHDKFSRSVPMDNGRNCDVSFDIFECISDRIGEYCGNAGL